The Lacrimispora xylanolytica genome has a segment encoding these proteins:
- a CDS encoding right-handed parallel beta-helix repeat-containing protein encodes MRKRKSIIGIITTCFMVASLAYFGPLTTNAASSFYVSTSGNDSNSGQSADKPYKTIDKAISKASAGTTIYLMGGTHSSSTTFKLSAKGSSSAPIKIVNYNGQKPVVDFSSQPYADSSRGFQITGDYWYIEGLTIQNAGDNGIHISGNNNQVKDCFITKCGDTGLQMSNGASNNTITKVTSTYNYDKKTNGENADGFAAKLSIGPGNVFRNCIALNNSDDGFDFYSAGNAVKLYNCEASYNGKYDGNGQGFKVGGNFTADNHYLEGCVATGNKARGFDQNNNTGAVTLKNCTGNNNNVNFNFPKAPNSGKHNFSGCISNGGKNKDVIVGANVVNCSFKTK; translated from the coding sequence ATGAGAAAAAGAAAAAGCATTATCGGTATCATCACAACCTGTTTTATGGTGGCAAGTTTAGCTTACTTTGGCCCGCTTACTACAAACGCTGCATCTTCGTTTTATGTATCCACGAGCGGCAACGATTCCAACAGCGGTCAGTCCGCGGACAAGCCCTATAAGACCATTGACAAGGCCATTTCAAAAGCCTCCGCAGGCACCACGATTTACTTAATGGGAGGAACCCATTCCTCTTCCACTACCTTTAAGCTGAGTGCCAAGGGAAGCTCCAGCGCTCCCATTAAGATTGTAAACTACAATGGACAGAAGCCAGTGGTGGATTTCTCCAGCCAGCCATACGCAGACAGCTCCCGTGGCTTCCAGATCACAGGAGATTACTGGTATATTGAAGGCCTGACCATTCAGAATGCCGGAGATAACGGCATCCACATCAGCGGCAACAATAACCAGGTAAAAGACTGCTTTATTACAAAATGCGGAGATACCGGTCTTCAGATGAGCAATGGCGCATCTAACAATACGATCACTAAGGTTACCTCCACCTATAACTATGACAAGAAAACAAACGGCGAGAATGCAGACGGTTTTGCAGCCAAATTAAGCATTGGACCTGGAAACGTGTTTAGGAACTGTATCGCTTTAAACAACTCCGATGACGGATTTGACTTCTACTCTGCAGGAAATGCTGTAAAATTATACAATTGTGAAGCTTCCTACAACGGAAAGTACGATGGCAATGGACAGGGCTTTAAGGTTGGCGGTAATTTCACAGCTGACAATCATTATCTGGAAGGCTGCGTTGCAACCGGCAACAAGGCAAGAGGCTTTGACCAGAACAACAATACCGGAGCAGTTACCCTTAAGAACTGTACCGGAAACAACAATAACGTAAACTTTAACTTCCCCAAGGCTCCAAACTCCGGTAAGCACAACTTTAGCGGATGTATCTCCAACGGCGGAAAGAACAAAGACGTTATCGTAGGAGCAAATGTAGTAAACTGTTCCTTTAAGACCAAATAA
- a CDS encoding ROK family glucokinase, which produces MGMKCIGVDVGGTSVKMGLFEVTGELLHKWEVGTRKEEEGRYILDDVAASILKKLEELNITIDQIQGAGLGIPGPVLPNGYVEVCVNLGWRDRYPERELSELLHGLPVKSANDANVAALGEMWQGGGKGYQDIVMVTLGTGVGGGVIIDEKIVSGRHGLAGEIGHIHVRGDETETCNCGGVGCVEQVASATGIAREARRMMESKDTLSSLRGYGSQVTAKNVLDAAKAGDPLALEVMEVVGHYLGLCLSQVAMTVDPEVFVLGGGVSKAGQFLIDIVNKNYEKFTPISKNKGSIVLATLGNDAGIYGAARLILD; this is translated from the coding sequence ATGGGAATGAAATGTATTGGTGTTGACGTAGGCGGTACCTCTGTAAAGATGGGACTTTTTGAGGTTACGGGGGAGCTTTTACACAAATGGGAAGTAGGGACCAGAAAGGAAGAGGAAGGAAGATACATCCTTGATGATGTGGCTGCCTCCATCTTAAAAAAACTGGAAGAGCTTAACATTACCATTGATCAGATCCAGGGGGCCGGGCTTGGTATTCCGGGCCCTGTTCTGCCCAATGGCTATGTGGAGGTCTGCGTCAATTTAGGCTGGCGGGACCGCTACCCGGAACGGGAGCTCAGTGAACTTTTACATGGACTGCCGGTAAAAAGCGCCAACGACGCCAATGTAGCAGCTCTGGGAGAGATGTGGCAGGGCGGTGGAAAAGGCTATCAGGATATTGTTATGGTCACCTTAGGAACCGGAGTAGGTGGAGGCGTGATCATTGACGAGAAGATTGTGTCTGGAAGACATGGTCTGGCTGGAGAAATTGGACATATCCATGTCCGTGGCGATGAGACAGAAACCTGCAACTGCGGCGGCGTAGGCTGCGTGGAGCAGGTCGCAAGTGCGACTGGAATCGCCAGAGAAGCCAGACGTATGATGGAATCAAAGGATACCCTGTCTTCTTTAAGAGGCTATGGCAGTCAGGTCACGGCAAAAAATGTGCTTGATGCAGCAAAGGCAGGAGATCCCCTGGCTCTGGAAGTGATGGAGGTCGTTGGACATTATCTTGGGCTGTGTCTTTCCCAGGTTGCCATGACCGTAGATCCCGAAGTCTTTGTACTGGGCGGAGGTGTGTCAAAAGCCGGTCAGTTCCTCATCGATATCGTAAATAAAAACTATGAAAAATTTACACCTATTTCTAAGAATAAGGGCAGTATTGTTCTGGCGACATTAGGGAATGATGCAGGAATATACGGTGCTGCAAGACTGATCTTGGATTAG
- a CDS encoding 5'-methylthioadenosine/adenosylhomocysteine nucleosidase, with product MLGIIGAMDVEVAEVKKSMENVTVKTIAGMDFYKGILKGKEAVVVRCGIGKVNAAICTQILVDQYQVSAVINTGIAGSLKNEINIADVVLSTDVVHHDMDATGFGYPAGQIPQMKEFSFAADEGLRKLAYDCCKEVNPEIGVFIGRVVSGDQFISDRVKKEWISKTFGGACTEMEGAAIAQAAYLNHIPFLIIRAISDKADDSADMDYSEFEPLAVKHSVNLILAVAQRVSY from the coding sequence ATGTTAGGAATCATCGGAGCCATGGATGTGGAAGTGGCAGAAGTAAAAAAATCCATGGAGAACGTAACCGTAAAGACCATCGCAGGTATGGATTTTTATAAAGGAATTTTAAAAGGAAAAGAAGCCGTTGTGGTACGCTGCGGGATTGGAAAGGTGAATGCAGCCATCTGTACCCAGATTCTTGTAGATCAATACCAGGTGAGCGCAGTGATCAATACAGGAATTGCAGGATCACTGAAGAATGAAATCAACATTGCAGATGTAGTCCTTTCCACGGATGTGGTACATCATGATATGGATGCAACCGGCTTTGGTTATCCTGCCGGACAGATCCCACAGATGAAAGAATTCTCTTTTGCGGCTGACGAGGGGCTTCGAAAACTGGCTTATGATTGTTGTAAGGAAGTTAATCCTGAGATTGGAGTTTTCATTGGAAGAGTAGTTTCAGGGGATCAGTTTATTTCCGACAGGGTTAAAAAAGAGTGGATTTCAAAAACTTTTGGGGGTGCATGTACGGAAATGGAGGGGGCTGCCATAGCCCAGGCTGCATACTTAAACCATATCCCATTTTTAATTATCAGAGCGATCTCAGACAAGGCGGATGACAGCGCAGATATGGACTATAGCGAGTTTGAACCGCTGGCTGTGAAGCACTCCGTAAACCTTATTTTAGCCGTTGCACAAAGGGTTTCATATTAA
- the yyaC gene encoding spore protease YyaC, protein MKLWERIAIRSNRDVFYYDTKHSFEAEDFASRLYDMISMEMENKKATGVLFLCIGTDRSTGDSLGPLIGYKLKEKRLEFLEVIGTLERPVHAMNLETYQTILRLRYPNYVIVAVDASVGNMEHIGYVTLGRGALKPGLGVSKELRSVGDIFITGIVGSCSNYDPLMLQSIRLSIVMRMADCISHSIYLVEKLWENTSML, encoded by the coding sequence ATGAAATTATGGGAAAGAATTGCGATCCGGAGCAACCGGGACGTTTTTTATTATGACACAAAGCATTCCTTTGAAGCAGAGGACTTTGCTTCCAGACTATACGATATGATCAGTATGGAAATGGAAAATAAGAAGGCAACAGGAGTCCTTTTTTTGTGCATCGGCACCGACCGTTCCACGGGAGACAGCCTTGGGCCCTTAATCGGTTACAAGCTAAAAGAAAAAAGACTGGAGTTTTTAGAGGTCATTGGGACTTTAGAGCGTCCGGTACATGCCATGAATCTTGAGACCTACCAGACCATTCTTCGCTTAAGATATCCAAACTATGTGATTGTTGCAGTGGATGCCTCCGTTGGCAATATGGAGCACATCGGCTATGTGACTCTTGGCAGAGGAGCACTAAAGCCCGGTCTTGGAGTGAGCAAAGAGCTTAGATCGGTGGGAGACATTTTCATTACCGGAATTGTTGGAAGCTGCAGCAATTATGACCCTTTAATGCTCCAAAGTATCAGACTTTCCATCGTTATGAGAATGGCTGACTGCATCAGCCATAGTATTTATCTTGTCGAAAAGTTATGGGAGAACACGTCCATGCTTTGA
- a CDS encoding glucose-6-phosphate isomerase yields MGNIVFDYSKASGFVSAEEMENMKSAVMCARDTLTSKSGAGNDFLGWIDLPADYDKEEFHRIKKAAEKIKSDSDVLLVVGIGGSYLGARAAIEFLSHSFYNVLPKGSRKTPEIYFVGNSISSKYIHDLKDVLEGKDFSVNIISKSGTTTEPAIAFRVFKDMLIEKYGRVEANKRIYATTDKKKGALKNLADQEGYETFVVPDDVGGRFSVLTAVGLLPIAVSGADIDRLMEGANDARIAAKETPYESNGALQYAAVRNILLRKGKTVEIVANYEPSLHYVSEWWKQLFGESEGKDQRGIFPAAVDLTTDLHSMGQFIQDGARVMFETVLNVQESPAEILLKEEEVDTDGMNYLAGKSVDFVNKSAMNGTILAHTDGHVPNLVIDIPKQDAYSLGQLFYFFEYACGVSGYLLGVNPFNQPGVESYKKNMFALLGKPGFEKEREELLKRL; encoded by the coding sequence ATGGGAAATATAGTTTTTGATTATTCCAAAGCATCCGGCTTTGTTTCAGCAGAAGAGATGGAAAACATGAAATCTGCAGTTATGTGTGCCAGAGACACTTTAACGAGCAAATCCGGAGCAGGCAATGATTTTCTAGGCTGGATCGATCTTCCGGCAGATTATGATAAGGAAGAGTTTCATAGAATAAAGAAAGCTGCAGAAAAGATCAAAAGTGACTCTGACGTACTGTTGGTCGTTGGAATTGGCGGCTCCTATCTTGGGGCTAGAGCAGCCATTGAATTTTTATCCCATAGTTTTTATAATGTTTTACCAAAAGGTTCACGTAAAACTCCGGAGATCTATTTTGTTGGAAACAGCATCAGCAGCAAATACATCCATGATTTAAAGGATGTGCTGGAAGGAAAAGATTTCTCCGTAAATATTATATCCAAGTCCGGCACCACGACGGAGCCTGCCATCGCTTTCCGTGTGTTTAAGGATATGTTGATTGAAAAGTATGGCCGTGTGGAGGCAAATAAAAGGATTTATGCCACCACAGATAAGAAGAAAGGAGCCCTTAAGAATCTGGCAGACCAGGAAGGTTATGAGACTTTTGTGGTGCCCGATGATGTAGGAGGCCGCTTCTCTGTACTCACTGCCGTAGGACTTCTTCCCATTGCGGTATCTGGCGCTGACATAGACCGGCTGATGGAAGGAGCAAACGATGCGAGAATCGCTGCCAAAGAAACTCCCTATGAGTCAAACGGCGCGCTTCAGTATGCAGCTGTACGCAATATCCTTCTTAGAAAGGGCAAGACCGTTGAGATCGTTGCCAATTATGAACCAAGCCTTCATTATGTATCCGAGTGGTGGAAGCAGCTCTTTGGAGAGAGTGAAGGAAAAGACCAGAGAGGTATTTTTCCGGCTGCCGTGGATTTGACCACAGACCTCCACTCTATGGGACAGTTTATTCAGGATGGGGCAAGAGTTATGTTTGAAACCGTACTGAATGTCCAGGAATCTCCTGCAGAGATTCTTTTAAAGGAAGAAGAAGTGGATACAGATGGCATGAACTATCTGGCTGGAAAAAGCGTTGACTTTGTCAACAAGAGTGCCATGAACGGTACCATTTTGGCCCATACCGACGGCCATGTGCCGAATCTGGTCATTGATATTCCAAAACAGGATGCATACAGCTTAGGCCAGCTCTTTTATTTCTTTGAGTATGCCTGCGGGGTCAGCGGATATCTTCTTGGTGTAAATCCGTTTAACCAGCCAGGTGTGGAGAGCTACAAAAAGAACATGTTCGCACTGTTAGGGAAACCTGGTTTTGAGAAGGAAAGAGAAGAACTGTTAAAGCGATTATAA
- the tkt gene encoding transketolase codes for MSNVETMSINAIRILSADAIQKANSGHPGLPLGCASAAYELWANHLNHNPADPDWKNRDRFVLSGGHGSMLLYSLLHLFGYGNLSKEDLMNFRQLGSKTPGHPEYGHTVGVEATTGPLGAGMGMAVGMAIAESHLASVFNKDNYPVVDHYTYVLGGDGCMMEGISSEAFSLAGTLGLSKLIVLYDSNQISIEGSTDIAFTEDVQKRMEAFHFQTITVEDGNDLGAIARAIEEAKADTERPSFITIKTQIGFGCPAKQGKASAHGEPLGADNITALKENLGWPSTEPFFVPEEVYSHYKKLAEEKAETEAAWNVMFAAYCEEYPEMETLWNAYHDPDGTEKAIEACADFWKKPEKADATRNISGQILNRVKNYIPNLIGGSADLAPSNKTNMSEVGDYSKEDRSGRNMHFGVRELGMTAIGNGMLLHGGLRTYIATFFVFSDYTKPMARLASLMGIPQTFVFTHDSIGVGEDGPTHEPIEQLAMLRAMPNFHVFRPCDETETEAAWYSALTSKKTPTGLVLTRQNLTPMPGSSKEALKGGYVIDDCEGTPDIILIASGSEVELSVKAKELLSDRKVRVVSMPCMDLFEEQTEEYKESVLPKAVRKRVAVEALSDFGWGKYVGLDGAYVTMTGFGASGPAGQLFDHFGFTAERVAEVAKSL; via the coding sequence ATGAGCAACGTCGAAACCATGTCAATCAATGCAATCCGCATCCTATCTGCAGATGCGATCCAGAAAGCCAATTCCGGACACCCCGGACTCCCTTTAGGTTGTGCATCCGCGGCTTATGAATTATGGGCAAACCATTTAAACCATAACCCGGCTGATCCTGACTGGAAAAACAGGGACCGTTTTGTGTTATCAGGAGGCCATGGTTCCATGCTATTGTATTCCCTGCTTCACTTGTTTGGATACGGAAATCTCTCCAAAGAGGATTTAATGAATTTCCGCCAGCTTGGTTCCAAAACACCGGGACATCCGGAGTATGGTCATACGGTTGGCGTAGAAGCAACCACAGGACCTCTCGGTGCAGGTATGGGTATGGCAGTTGGTATGGCAATTGCGGAAAGCCATCTGGCATCTGTATTCAATAAGGACAATTACCCGGTGGTAGACCATTACACCTATGTTCTTGGCGGAGATGGCTGTATGATGGAAGGAATCTCTTCTGAAGCATTTTCCCTGGCAGGCACCTTAGGTCTTTCCAAGTTAATCGTTCTATACGATTCCAACCAGATTTCCATCGAAGGAAGCACTGACATCGCATTTACCGAGGATGTACAAAAACGCATGGAGGCGTTCCATTTCCAGACTATTACCGTAGAAGACGGCAATGATTTAGGAGCTATCGCCCGCGCCATTGAAGAGGCGAAGGCAGATACCGAGCGTCCATCCTTTATCACCATCAAGACCCAGATCGGCTTTGGCTGCCCGGCAAAGCAGGGAAAAGCAAGTGCCCATGGAGAGCCTCTTGGTGCGGATAACATCACTGCTTTAAAGGAGAATTTAGGCTGGCCATCCACAGAGCCATTCTTTGTACCGGAAGAGGTATACAGCCACTATAAGAAGCTGGCTGAGGAAAAGGCTGAAACAGAAGCTGCATGGAACGTGATGTTTGCAGCCTACTGTGAGGAATATCCGGAGATGGAAACATTATGGAATGCCTACCATGATCCAGATGGCACAGAAAAAGCCATTGAAGCCTGCGCTGATTTCTGGAAAAAGCCAGAGAAAGCAGATGCTACCAGAAATATTTCCGGTCAGATCTTAAACCGTGTAAAGAATTATATTCCAAACCTTATTGGTGGTTCTGCAGACCTTGCACCATCCAATAAGACCAATATGTCTGAGGTAGGAGACTACTCCAAAGAGGACAGAAGCGGACGCAACATGCACTTTGGTGTAAGAGAGCTTGGAATGACTGCAATCGGAAACGGTATGCTTCTTCACGGCGGACTTCGTACTTACATTGCTACCTTCTTTGTATTCAGTGATTATACAAAGCCAATGGCACGTTTGGCTTCCCTTATGGGAATTCCTCAGACCTTTGTGTTCACGCATGACAGCATCGGCGTAGGAGAAGACGGACCGACTCATGAGCCAATCGAGCAGCTTGCCATGTTACGGGCAATGCCGAATTTCCATGTGTTCCGTCCTTGTGATGAAACAGAGACAGAAGCAGCCTGGTATTCTGCACTGACCTCCAAAAAGACTCCTACCGGCCTTGTTCTTACAAGACAGAACTTAACTCCAATGCCTGGCAGCAGCAAAGAGGCATTAAAGGGCGGCTATGTGATTGATGACTGCGAAGGAACTCCTGATATCATTCTCATTGCCAGCGGTTCTGAAGTAGAGCTATCTGTTAAGGCAAAAGAGCTTCTCTCTGACCGTAAGGTAAGAGTCGTATCCATGCCTTGTATGGATCTCTTTGAAGAGCAGACCGAGGAATATAAGGAATCCGTTCTTCCAAAGGCAGTAAGAAAGCGCGTGGCAGTAGAAGCCTTAAGTGATTTTGGCTGGGGTAAATATGTTGGTCTTGACGGGGCATACGTGACCATGACAGGTTTTGGCGCCAGCGGTCCTGCAGGACAGTTGTTTGATCATTTTGGATTTACAGCTGAGCGGGTTGCAGAAGTGGCAAAATCCTTATAA
- a CDS encoding TIGR03905 family TSCPD domain-containing protein, with the protein MNYKTRGVCSKEISFEVEDHKVVKVQFVGGCSGNTQGVSRLVEGMDVDEAIKRLEGIQCGFRPTSCPDQLSQALKEYKDQVSS; encoded by the coding sequence ATGAATTATAAAACACGAGGCGTTTGTTCCAAGGAAATCAGTTTTGAAGTAGAAGACCACAAAGTAGTTAAGGTTCAGTTCGTCGGCGGCTGCTCAGGAAATACTCAGGGCGTATCCAGGCTTGTGGAAGGAATGGATGTGGATGAGGCGATTAAGCGACTGGAAGGAATTCAGTGTGGATTTCGTCCTACGTCCTGTCCGGATCAGCTTTCCCAGGCATTAAAAGAATACAAGGATCAGGTTTCTTCCTAA
- a CDS encoding DUF6612 family protein — protein sequence MKKTLTMLLAFAMAFSVTACGGAKSAKTIYDEATKKTSELTSMDVTSTVNTEMTQGEQKTDMKMNLDMKIADINTESMRYSASGTTSVMGQDLDISMYYENGYYYMTSMGQKIKYAMDLDKMMEQVKQSTEGASLDSSYMKDITAKKDGDNQVITFTVDAQKMDTYVKDLMSQMGTDLDGVTYSIKEVKGEATVNKDGYFSKSKINMSLEMTAQGETISMVMDTDAVYNNPGQAVEVTAPDLEGYTEVDPSALGGQ from the coding sequence ATGAAAAAGACATTAACCATGTTACTTGCTTTTGCAATGGCATTCTCTGTGACTGCCTGTGGAGGAGCAAAGAGCGCAAAGACCATTTATGATGAGGCAACCAAGAAGACCTCAGAACTGACATCTATGGATGTTACTTCCACAGTCAATACAGAGATGACTCAGGGAGAGCAAAAAACAGACATGAAGATGAATCTGGATATGAAGATTGCTGATATCAATACGGAATCCATGAGATATTCCGCTTCCGGTACCACATCTGTCATGGGCCAGGATCTTGATATTTCCATGTATTACGAAAACGGATATTACTATATGACCTCCATGGGTCAGAAGATCAAATATGCCATGGATTTAGATAAGATGATGGAACAGGTAAAGCAGAGCACAGAAGGTGCAAGCCTGGATTCTTCTTATATGAAGGATATCACTGCGAAGAAGGACGGAGACAATCAGGTTATTACCTTTACCGTTGATGCGCAGAAGATGGATACCTATGTAAAGGATTTAATGAGCCAGATGGGAACTGATTTAGATGGCGTTACTTATAGCATCAAGGAAGTAAAGGGTGAGGCTACCGTTAACAAAGACGGTTATTTTTCAAAGTCAAAGATCAACATGTCTTTGGAAATGACAGCTCAGGGAGAAACCATTTCCATGGTTATGGATACCGACGCTGTTTATAACAACCCAGGCCAGGCTGTAGAGGTTACAGCACCGGATTTGGAAGGCTATACAGAAGTCGATCCAAGTGCTCTGGGTGGTCAGTAA
- a CDS encoding DUF5711 family protein: protein MSEWNSMNREIKKNQLRRQIVQTSVSNDESSEEIIKKARTKVRKKRLRIFLVVFGLLAAGGIGAFQYFSLYHYTNYGIVWSKELNEGSYEGYLDFGSNVLKYSRDGASYLDAQGKEVWIQSYEMKSPRAVVSGDYAAIADLQGNSIYIFDKAGKTGVATTVLPIVKATVSSHGVVAAILEDSAANYIYFFKQDGSALDVKIKALLGGDSGYPVDISLSPDGTQLMGAYAYLKNGTLNGRVAFHNFAEIGKSVPDRLVGGFDEPYDAALVAQVHFLDDTYSCAFADNSVSFYSTRNALSPELVKQIPIKEEIKSVFYSKKYVGLIVDNPEGENPYRLEVYRPDGKQVFSRVFQYQYTNADIDGEHVFLYNEDSCRVYNMSGRLKFSGTFDFPVTKIRNGRFPNTLIVTGPKNMKEIRLQIGGQYQ from the coding sequence ATGAGCGAATGGAACTCAATGAACAGAGAGATTAAAAAAAACCAGCTTCGTCGTCAAATCGTTCAAACGTCCGTAAGTAATGACGAATCCAGTGAAGAGATAATAAAAAAAGCCCGTACTAAGGTAAGGAAGAAGAGGCTTAGGATTTTTCTTGTGGTGTTTGGATTGCTGGCAGCAGGCGGAATCGGTGCGTTCCAGTATTTCAGCTTATACCATTATACGAATTACGGTATTGTATGGTCAAAAGAGCTGAACGAGGGAAGCTATGAGGGATATTTGGACTTTGGCTCCAATGTGCTGAAATATAGCAGAGATGGCGCGTCCTATCTGGATGCCCAGGGAAAGGAAGTCTGGATTCAAAGCTATGAGATGAAATCTCCCAGGGCAGTGGTAAGCGGAGATTATGCGGCCATTGCCGATTTGCAGGGCAATTCCATCTATATCTTTGATAAGGCAGGAAAAACCGGGGTCGCCACCACGGTCCTTCCCATTGTAAAAGCAACCGTATCCTCCCATGGAGTGGTGGCTGCCATTTTGGAGGATTCCGCCGCCAATTACATATATTTTTTCAAGCAGGACGGATCAGCCCTTGATGTGAAGATCAAGGCCCTTTTAGGAGGGGATTCCGGTTACCCGGTAGATATCAGCTTATCTCCCGATGGAACCCAGCTTATGGGGGCCTATGCCTATTTAAAGAACGGTACCTTAAATGGAAGGGTAGCGTTTCATAACTTTGCGGAGATTGGAAAAAGCGTACCGGACAGGCTGGTGGGAGGCTTTGATGAGCCTTATGACGCAGCCTTAGTCGCCCAGGTGCATTTCCTTGATGATACCTATTCCTGCGCATTTGCAGACAACAGCGTGTCGTTTTACTCCACCAGGAATGCTCTTTCTCCGGAACTGGTCAAACAGATTCCAATCAAAGAGGAGATTAAGAGTGTATTCTATTCCAAAAAATACGTAGGCCTCATTGTGGACAACCCTGAGGGGGAGAATCCCTACCGCCTGGAAGTTTACAGGCCTGATGGAAAGCAGGTTTTTTCCAGAGTGTTCCAGTATCAGTATACCAATGCTGATATTGACGGGGAACATGTATTTCTGTATAATGAGGATTCGTGCAGAGTCTATAATATGTCCGGCAGGCTAAAATTTTCCGGCACATTTGATTTTCCGGTAACTAAGATCCGAAACGGAAGGTTTCCCAATACCTTAATCGTTACGGGTCCCAAAAATATGAAAGAAATAAGATTACAAATAGGAGGACAATACCAATGA
- a CDS encoding LysM peptidoglycan-binding domain-containing protein yields the protein MGELYNPYPKLPKNIRQIGERDQIVKLYVEDYVNTYLKRLYPVGGQGLRVGLLLGSMELNDGTPYIFIDGALEMEDVTEAGKVAFTEISWKKAYQNMEQLFPKRSIQGWFLCGSPGDDLTPLNFWKQHIQYFEGTNKLMYLSNGIEGDETVYITSEDGFYKLQGYSIYYERNQMMQDYMVLRKDVKRIETDTNDKVIEEFRKRMDEHKDEATDRHQTAGLLRGMCTAMSVVIVAGGIVMFNNYERMQNMESVIVSAIPAKAEQILGGVQKKGGKVEPGVIVETVEAGVSPTTAVNKETMSNTPPGTQAGESQTPTEAAVSPEAVEGQAKPEETKESQASAETKKAPEETSAASAETTKAPAGESNAQKETSAPPAQTKEASAAGAKVHVVQEGETLYGISLAEYHTVNKLKEICELNGLEDENKIVAGQKLLLP from the coding sequence ATGGGTGAATTATACAATCCGTACCCGAAGCTGCCGAAGAACATCAGGCAGATCGGGGAGCGGGATCAGATCGTAAAGCTATATGTCGAGGATTATGTCAATACGTATTTAAAACGTCTGTATCCTGTCGGAGGACAAGGGCTGCGGGTAGGCTTACTGCTTGGCAGTATGGAGCTTAATGATGGAACGCCTTATATCTTCATAGATGGTGCTTTGGAGATGGAGGATGTGACAGAAGCAGGAAAGGTAGCATTTACCGAGATTTCCTGGAAAAAAGCCTATCAGAACATGGAGCAGCTTTTCCCAAAGAGATCCATTCAGGGCTGGTTTTTATGCGGCAGTCCCGGAGACGATTTAACTCCTTTAAATTTCTGGAAACAACATATTCAGTATTTTGAAGGCACCAACAAGTTGATGTATTTAAGCAATGGAATCGAAGGAGATGAGACAGTTTACATAACTTCAGAAGACGGATTTTACAAGCTCCAGGGCTATAGTATATATTATGAGAGAAATCAGATGATGCAGGATTATATGGTTCTGCGAAAGGATGTAAAACGTATCGAAACCGATACAAATGATAAGGTAATTGAAGAATTCCGCAAGCGAATGGACGAACATAAGGATGAAGCAACGGACAGGCATCAGACCGCCGGGCTTCTCCGGGGCATGTGCACTGCCATGTCAGTCGTCATAGTAGCTGGCGGAATTGTTATGTTTAACAACTATGAACGGATGCAGAACATGGAAAGCGTCATTGTATCTGCCATTCCGGCTAAGGCCGAACAAATATTAGGAGGTGTCCAGAAAAAAGGGGGAAAAGTAGAACCAGGTGTCATTGTAGAAACGGTGGAAGCCGGCGTTTCTCCTACAACGGCAGTGAATAAGGAGACCATGTCAAACACTCCGCCAGGGACACAGGCAGGAGAAAGTCAGACACCCACAGAAGCCGCGGTAAGCCCGGAGGCGGTGGAAGGTCAGGCAAAGCCGGAGGAGACAAAGGAAAGCCAGGCCAGTGCAGAGACGAAAAAGGCACCGGAAGAGACAAGTGCAGCTTCCGCGGAAACGACCAAGGCTCCTGCCGGTGAAAGCAACGCACAAAAAGAGACCAGTGCGCCTCCGGCTCAGACCAAGGAAGCGTCAGCAGCAGGAGCCAAGGTCCATGTGGTGCAGGAAGGAGAGACGCTTTACGGAATCAGCCTGGCAGAATACCATACGGTAAATAAGCTAAAGGAAATCTGTGAGCTCAATGGATTGGAGGATGAAAATAAGATTGTAGCAGGTCAGAAATTACTGCTTCCGTAG